TGTCGCCAGACCAAACCGAAATAATCAGCCCATTCGCGGAATGATGGACGTTCGATGGTTCGAAACTCACGATGCAGTAACGGCGGTAAACGATTGGTATCGAAGCCCATAAACCGAGCATACCAAGCGATGAGCTGATTCACGGCCAACGAATAGTGCATTTGCTGAACGGCCGTGAAATGCTGTCCAGCAAAATAATTACGACCGTGCAAGCGATACTCGATGAGCGGTTCACCTAAATAGTACTTGTGTGCACCCAAAATTGACGATCCAAACACCAGCACATCGTCAGCCCGAGTGCGCCATTCTGATTCCAAAGCACAAGGAAGAATTCGCTTCGCCAACGCCGTACGCATGGACAGACTGGAAGTAACGCCACCGATCCATTTTCGGTCGAGTAGAGTTGCGAGCGTCGATAGCCCCAAGTCTCGCGTGGGTAACGAGGAAGGTGGAGATGCTGTTGGACCGGTCTGTTGATCGGCAACCGTGAGAAAATCAACCGTGGGATGTCGCTCAAAAACAGACATAGCACGCATCACATAGTCCGGACGGTATCGATCATCCGCATCCAAAAAGAACACCACATCTCCCGAAATTTCTCGCATTCCGCGATTAAAACAAGACAATTGGCCCGCATTACTTTTTCGAATCAGAAGCACGCGGTCCAGACTGCCAAACTCAGCCTCAATCCGCGCACAGGATCGGTCCGTCGAGCCATCATCGACAACAACAATTTGGTCAACCAACTGGGTTTGGTCCAAGACGCTCTGAATCGCGTCACAAACGTAGTCGGCATAATTGAAGTTATTGATTAAGCAGGAGGTCTTCATCGTTGGATCCTCCACCGTTCAGGCAGCTTTCCGAGGTTTCAGACGTTTAATGCGCTTTTGAGCACTGCCGTAGAGTTTGACAAAGCGGGACTTCACCCAGGAACTACGAGTTGGTTTCACCCATTCACCGCGAAACCGACCTTCGTAGCGAGTTTCCGGTAAATAGTGCTCGTATTCGATTCCAAAGGTCGCCATGTAGTGGCCATATTTGATGGCGGGCAGTTGGGGCCTCGGTTCAAGTTGTTGATGCAGCAAATCCATCAACTGCTGATGACTTGTCGGATTATAAGTCGCACCCATTTCACGGTAGAATGACATTCCGGCCAGAATCGAAGGGCGCTGCCAATAAGCCGCCTCAATTCCCATGGTCGAACCAAACGTCAATACTTTCTCACAACCCAACAGTAACGAATAACTACAAATCGGGTCATCGGCTGGGATCACCGTGACGCGCGGTGACTTGAGTTCAGCCAGACCGCGTGTCTGCTGATTGTGCACAAAACACAGGTTCGGATGAACGCGAATGTAAAGATGCAAATCAGTATCAATTGACTCCAACGAATCAATCATCTTCTGCAGGCCATCCAGTTGACTTTCGTAGAGCGGGTTTTTCCAACTGTCGCCAATCGCTACGAATTCGTTTTCCGAAGAGACAAATACTGCGACGTTACGCCGCTGAGCATCCCAATTCTCGGGCAACTGTCCCTGCTGTTGCCCTTGAATGAAAGAAACACCCACCTGCTCCACGCCCTGCGAGCGATCCTGAAACCAACCAGCCCCCAAGCCCTCGGCTTCCTCCTGGACGGTGGACGCTTCCCATGCCGCCTCCGCTTGCTCAACAAAGTAATCACAATCGTGGGGCATCGCGTTACGGTAGAGTTCGTAATGACGAAAATCATTTCCCCGTTCATGGAGCAGACATTCGACGCCCTCAGCTTGACACGCACGAAATGCGGCACGCATGGGAGCATGCCGACCATTAAAAACGTACATTCGATCCACGGACTGCTCCCGTAAACGACGTCGAACCGAGTGGTAGACTGACCACGCCGACCGCAGCAGCCCGTCAAGTTGATCTGCATTGGCTCGCAAATCCACATACGGATCGCGGTGAATGCTCACAATCGAAGACAGTGCGGCCCAACCAATGTCAAAGTTATCAACCCGAAGCTGTGACAAGGATTCGTGATCGAAGATATCGGTCTTCAATTCTCGCAGCTGCTGCTCTTCGTGATCGCTCAAATGATAAAATGGTTCACAAGTTACATCACCTTCAAGCAAGCTTAAACCGTGAGCACTCCGGCCCATGCAACGCACACAGACATACTGCCTCTGCTGCTTCATGTCGCACTCAGGCATCTTGGCTTGGCAGGTCAACACGGTGACTTCGTCACCCGCATCGAGATGCTTTTGTGCCAATTCCAATTCCGTTTCGAAGTAACGCAACTTGTAGGCATAAGGTGCGTATACGATGATTCGCATGCTACCGGACTCCATTCGCGGCAGATTCCCAATCCGTCAGTAAGTATCCCCTGCGTCGCGGCGGGCAGGGATGCAGCGGGCGGGGATTTTCTCGGGCAGACAGTATCAGCCGTTCTAGCATGCTGTCAACGTCACTCCCTGCCAGCAAGCCCTGAAATGCGCCTTGATCTTGGAGAGCGCCGAACAATCTGTTACAAGCGTCGCCCGGATCGATCCACTCTGTTTCGCTTTGGCACCCCCGCAACGTCGCCATTATGAAAAACTTCCTGCGAGCCGCTCGTCATGCTCTGCGCTATCGGCTCACGCTTGCTAGCGTCGTCGCGACAGCAATCTTGGTCGGACTCCTGTGGGGCATCAATATCGGGGCAGTTTATCCGTTTGTAGAAGTCATTTTCCGTGGGCAATCGTTACATGGTTGGGTCGACGAAGAAATCCAGTCGGTCGACACCCGCGTCGACGAACTGGAAGCAAAGC
The sequence above is drawn from the Pirellulaceae bacterium genome and encodes:
- a CDS encoding glycosyltransferase family 2 protein, producing the protein MKTSCLINNFNYADYVCDAIQSVLDQTQLVDQIVVVDDGSTDRSCARIEAEFGSLDRVLLIRKSNAGQLSCFNRGMREISGDVVFFLDADDRYRPDYVMRAMSVFERHPTVDFLTVADQQTGPTASPPSSLPTRDLGLSTLATLLDRKWIGGVTSSLSMRTALAKRILPCALESEWRTRADDVLVFGSSILGAHKYYLGEPLIEYRLHGRNYFAGQHFTAVQQMHYSLAVNQLIAWYARFMGFDTNRLPPLLHREFRTIERPSFREWADYFGLVWRQRTPFSMRIRQSFALTGHAIDQRRIPAPRKPHVSVAAAQSRQPTVGVSVS